From Polaribacter haliotis:
TCAAACGAAGCAAAATTTGCGGCCAATAATGGTAATTTTTCAGTAGATAATAGAACTAATCAAATAATTTTTGGCCTTTCTTTAAAGCTATAATTATTTAGGAATTTTATATTATAAAAATGCTCTTGAGAAATCAAGAGCATTTTTTTTTGCTTTAATCTTTGTTTAACTAATTTAAATAGGGATTTAAATTAGTTTTTAGCCTATTTTTATTCTTAAAATAGAAAGATCTACTTATTACCCAATTACTAATTAATTTTATCTTCCTATACTTAATTAAATAGAAAACGATTAACTTCTAAAAATCAATCTTATAAAACGATAAAATTTATTAATTGTATTATATATATATATAAAACAAAAATGCTCTTGATTTCTCAAGAGCATTTTCTAATGTTGTATTTAAGTTTTGTTTTATCTATTTTATGTTAGGGTTTAAATAATCTGGAAAACTTGGATTATCAGTGTCGCTAAAATCATTTGTAACATCTCCATCTCCATTAGCATCTTCTTGTATAGAAGGTGTTCCATCATTATCGTGATCTGTATCTTTTACAATATCTAATAATTCTATGTAAAAAAGTAAATTTGTATTTACTAATGGACTACTATAATTTTGTGTATTACTAGATGGATATGCTAAACCAGAAGGAATTAATAAAACTCCTTTACCTCCATTCAAATAAGTAATTGGTCCATTAAAAGGATCTCCATTTGCTTCTTTCTTTAATTCTCCTCCTTTAAATTCTCCAAATCCTTTTGTCCAACCTTCAATAACACCAACCAAAGTAAACCAAGATCCAGAATCATTTTTATCGAAATTAGTTGTAGATAGTTCTGTACCTAGTATAGCTAAACCAGAATATTTTACCAAAACAGAGTCTACCACAGTTGGATTACCTTTATCTGGATCTGCACCATAATCTCCTTCATTTGCAACATAAACATATAATTTATGATCAATATCATTAGAATTAACGGTAATCTCTTTTAAATTATCTTTATCATCAAATAAAGAAGTTTTTCCAGAAACCAAAGTTTTTACAGAGTCTACAGAATAATCGTAATAATTATTCTTTAAAAATTTTACAATAGAATCGTTGTCTACTAAGGCCTGTGCTTCATAATCGAAATCTGCAAACGGATCTATAAAACCATTTTCATCATCACAAGAATTTAATATAACTACAGCTATAATTAACAGTGCAAAAATATTTTTAATTTTATTCATTTTTAATCTTTAATTTTAAGCGTGCAATTTACCATTTTTATACCTTTGTAAAAAGGCAAACAGTATATTTTAACTTTTTTTATGAGGATAGATAAATATTTATGGTGCATACGAGTTTTTAAAACGAGAACTATTGCAACAACAGCTTGTAAAAAAGGCCAAGTTAAAATTGATGGCAACAACCTAAAACCTTCCAAAGAAGTCTTTGGAGGAGAATTAATTGTGGTTAGAAAAAACCAAATTAATTATCAAATTAAAGTCTTAGGCTTACCTGAAAGTAGAGTTGGCGCAAAATTAGTAGAACAATACAGAAAAGATGTTACTCCTAAAGAAGAATTTGAAAAAACAGAATTATTAAAATTTGCCAAAGATTATTACCGTAAAAAAGGTGTTGGAAGACCTACTAAGAAAGACAGAAGAGATATAGATAATTATCAAGAAGATACAACTGAAGAAATATGACAACAGCTAGTAATATAATTTTAGACACAACTCAAATTCAGCAAAAAATTAGAAGAATTGCTTATCAAATATATGAAAGTAATAGTTCTGAAAAAGAGGTTATAATAGCCGGAATTATTGGGAATGGCTATATTTTTGCTGAAAAAATTGTCGCTGTTCTAAAAGAAATATCATCATTAAAAGTAACCATTTGCGAAGTACAAATAAACAAGAAAAAACCATTAGAAAAAGTTACAACTTCTATAGAAGTAACAGATTACAAAAACAAATCTTTGGTTTTGGTGGATGATGTTTTAAATTCGGGCACTACTTTAATTTACGGAATAAAGCATTTCTTAGATGTTCCATTAAAAAGATTTAAAACAGCTGTGTTAGTTAATAGAAATCATAAAAAATATCCTGTTAAAGCAGATTTTAAAGGAATTTCTCTATCAACTTCTATAAAAGAACACATTCATGTTGAGTTTACCAAAAAAGAAGCAAAAGCTTATTTAGTGTAATAAAATTCTTAACTCTGTAACAATTTCCGAAATCTCTTTTCCATCTGTCGTAATTGAGTAATTAGCTTGTTCATAGAAGAACCTGCGTTCAAATAAATGTTTTGCAACAAATTCAGTTATTTTCTCATTTTCGAGATTCGCAACCAAAGGTCTCTCGTTTTTCTCTTTAACTAATCTTTCCACTAAAGAATTTATAGAGGCTTTTATGTAAACAGATTTTGCAACAGTATTTAAAATAGCACCCATATTATTTGCATAACATGGTGTTCCACCACCTAAAGAAAGCACAAATTTCTTGTCAGAATTTAGAATTTCTTTCAAATATTTGTGTTCAATTGTTCTAAAATAAATTTCTCCTTTAGTTCCAAAAATTTCAGAAATACTCATTTTTTCTTTCTCAGAAATATAATCATCTAAGTCTATAAAATTAAGATACAGCTTCTTAGCTAACTTTTTTCCAATGGTAGATTTCCCAGAAGCCATATACCCTAAAAGTACAATTTTCATTTATTTTAATTTTTAGCAAATATCGTTAAAAATTTTTCAAAATAATGTTTCTAATTCCAATGATTGATAGTATATTTGCAACCGATTTAAGAAAAAGACCTGGTAGCTCAGTTGGTAGAGCATCTCCCTTTTAAGGAGAGGGTCCTGGGTTCGAGCCCCAGCCCGGTCACAAAAAAAAAGTTAAGCTAACGCTTAGCTTTTTTGCTTTAAAGTAATGCGCACGTGGCGAAATTGGTAGACGCGCAGCCTTGAGGGGGCTGTGTTCGCAAGAACGTGGAAGTTCGAATCTTCTCGTGCGCACTTTTAAACTTTAAATTCTTTTTCATAAATTCTACTTCTTTCACAAATAATTAACCAAACTATAATGGATTATTATTAATATTGCAATATGCAAAGAATACTATTTATTTTGTGCTTACTTGTTTCTTTAAGCACATTTTCTCAGAAAGACAGCCTACAAATTAAGGTTTTAAAAGGACAAGTTGTCCATGCAGAAACTAAAAAAGCTTTAAGTGCTGCACATATTTTAAATTTGAACACAGTAAATGGAACCATAACCAACGAAAAAGGTTTTTTCGAACTTCCAACAAGAGTTAATGATACTATCTTAGTGTCTTTTGTGGGACATTCTTCTATAAAATTAAAAATTACAAATGATTTATTAAGAGGTAATGAACTTGAAATTGCGCTATTTGAAAAACCAGAAGAAGTTAGAGAAGTAGTTATAAAATCCACCAAATTAATTGGTGTTTTAGAAATTGATGTAAAACAAGTTCCAAAAGATCGTTTTACAAGAATTCATATAAATGGGTTACCACAAACATATGAAGTTGGAAAACCACAAGCTAAAGACTTCTCCTCTCCTATTGCAGCCTTATTTCAGCCTGTAGATTTTCTCTATAATCTCTTTGGGGATAAACCTAAGCAGTTAAAAAAACTCCAAAAATTAAAAAAAGAAGACGATTTACGGAAAATGCTTGCAGGAAAATTCGACAGAGAAGTAATGATGGAATACTTAGAAATGGATAGACAAGAGCTTTCAGACCTGTTAACTGATTGTAACTATTCTGCTTATTTTATAAAAAAAGCGTCCGATTTACAATTGATTGAAGCTATTTTAGATTGCTACGAAAACTACAAAGCACATAAAAAAGGTAAAATTGAAAGAAATAAAATTCCAGTTAAGAATTAGACTATTTTAAAAATTATTTTTTTTTCAGAAAAAAATATAACAAGATTATATCTAAATTAAAAAAACTAAATACTTTTAAATTGAAAAAGGTCAGAAGCATAACTCCTGACCTTGATCAACTATTAAAAACTAACTAAATAACTAAAATACAGTAGTAATGTATTTGTAGTTATACTTTCTCCTTGTATTCCAAGTGGCTCTTTTAGAATGAACTATTTCTAATGGGTTTGATTTTTTATTTTCTGTCTCGATTGTTGGTGTTGATTTCATAATTATATATTTAATCTTTTTATTTCTAATTTTGTTACATCAATAAGACGCCACTAAAACAGATTCGTTACACTATATTTTTTGTTTAACACAACTTTGGGAAATCCCCTTAAAATCTTGTTAAACAAAAAAAATCTAGCCGAAGCTAGATTTTTAAATATCAAAGAGTTTTAATAATTTTTATTGATTTCCTAAGATAATTGGTAAACCGTCCTTTCCAGAACCAATTACAATAACTTTACTATTAGGAGATTTAGATAGCTCTAAAGTAGCATCAATTCCTTTTTCTTGTAAAATCTTATCGGTTAAAGAAGCACTTAAAATCTTGTTTGCAATCGCTTTACCTTCTGCATCAATTTTTTGTCTTTCTGCTTCTTTCTTTGCTTTAGAAATTCTAAATTCATATTCTAAAGACTCCTGTTCTTGCTTTAGCTTTGTCTCAATCGCAATTCTAATCGTACTTGGTAACTTTACGTCTTCTACTAAAACACGTGTTACAGATAAGTATTGATCTTTTAAAACAGTTTGTACTTCTTCTAAAATTTCTTGCTCAATAACATCTCTTTTACTAGAATACAATTGTTCTGGTGTGTAACGTCCTACAACACTTCTTGCAGCTGCATTAATTGCAGGATCTAACAATTCACGTTCGTAATCTTGTCCTTTTGTTTTAATTAACTTTCCTAGATTTGCGAATTCTGGTTCATACCAAATCGTTCCATTTACTTTTACTTCTAATCCGTTTACGGAAAGTACATTCATTTCATCGGAAATAGATTGCTGGCGCACTTTTCTAACAATCATTTTATTCCAAGGTAACATTAAATGAAAACCTTCTCCATATGTTTTTTCTGTATCTATACCATCTCCTAAAGATTCGAAAATAACGCCTCCTTCTCCAGGACCAATTGTTACAGTAGATTTTGTAAATAAAATTACTAATATTACTGCTATAATAATAAAAAGAACTCCACCTTTTGGAAAGCTAAGTTCTGGTTGTCTTGTTGCCATGTTTATTTGTTTTTATTTTAATTTTATCAAATTTACGATTAAAACTCATCAAACACAATCTATATAGCTACAATCTTCATTCAATAATTCTAATTCTAGAGTAATGTGTTCTAAGTGAAAATCGTCATGTAAAATTTTTCTAACTTCTCTTTTTAGCCTTATTTTTTCTTCATTTTTTAAAGATTCTTCAATAATTAAATGAGCTGTAAATACGTTATATTCTCCATCCATAGACCATAAATGGCAATCGTGAATGCTTTTTATTACATTATTTTGAAGAATTTTCGATTTAATATCATCTACAGAAATTTCCATTGGTGCTCCTTGCAAAATTATACGAATACTTTCTTTTCCATTTTTGAAGACATTGTACAAAATAAACAAAGCGATTAATATTGATAAAATTGGGTCTAAAATTGGAACATTCCAAAATTGCATTACAATACTTGCTATTAAAACAGCAACCCAGCCCAAAACATCTTCTAACATATGTAGAGAAACAACTCTTTCGTTTATTGATGTTCCTCCTTTTAACTTTAAAACAGCGACTCCATTTACAATAATTCCTAAAATCGCAAACCACATCATTCCTTTTGCATCTGATGCTTCTGGTTTGATAATTCTTGGAATTGCTTCGGAAATTATAAAAACTGAGCCTATTAGTAAAATAACTGAATTAATAATTGCTCCTAAAAGCGAAAAGCGTTTAAAACCATATGAATAGGTTTGGGTTGGTTTTTTCTTAGATATTTTTTGAAAATACCAAGCCATTCCCAAACTTATACTATCTCCTAAATCGTGAATGGCATCAGACGTGATTGCCAAACTATTGGTGTAAAAACCACCAATAAATTCGATAATTGTAAAAAACAGGTTCAAGAAAAAGGCTGTTCCTATGTTTTTTGATGAAGAATCGTGATGATGATTATGTCCCATATTGTTTTTAAAATAGACCAATAATTACTTCAAAAGATGCAATTATTAGTCTATTTATTTTAAAGTTTGATTAAAATTCCTGTATTAAATATAAAACCATCTGTTGGTGCCCAAATATCTGTAAAAGTCGGGTTGTTATGTGGTGCTTCAATCATAGATTGATAATTTTGCTGTTTTGTATCAGTAAAATTCTCGAAATTAGCATACAAACTAATGTTTTTAAACGTTTTCATAACCATAAAACCCATGGTCCAATAATTGGGTGTTTCTGTTCTATTATTTCTGAATTGAGAACTTTTATAATAGGCTTCGTAACCAATTCTCCAAGCATCATGAACTTCATACATTAAAACACCACCAAAACTGTGTTTTGGAGTCAATGCTTTTTGGTTTTTCTCCATTTTAACATCGTTAAAAGCATAATTTGTAAATAATACAAAGTCTTTATATTTCAACTTTAAATTTGTTTCAAAACCGACGCTATTCAATGGTTTATTTGCATTTATAAATTCGTACTCTGCTCCTTTTTCTTCTAAAATTAATGAATTTTCTAATTTTGTATAGAAAAACAACTGATTAAACGAAAGTGAAACATTATCATTAAAAATTTTCTTTTTGTAATTTACATCAGCATTTAAACCTATGGAAGTTTCAGCTTTAAAATTATTAGTGTTTATTGGTAAAACATTTTCATACGAACGTAATTCTGCATCTTCAGTAAAAATTGTTGGAATTTTATAACCCAATCCTCCACCTATTCTTGAAGAAATTTCATTATTAAATTCAATAAATAAAGAAGTTCTTGGTAAAATAAAAGTTCCGTAATTGTTGTTATAATCTATTCTAAGACCACTTTCTAAGGTCATAATGTCCTTAAATTTCCAAGTATTTTGTGCAAAACCTCCAACTGTAAACTGACTGTAACTTCTATCTATTGTTGTAGTTTCATCTTCTTTAAAATTTTCTGAAATAATATTTCCTCCAAAAACCCAATCCGAATTTTCATTGTATAAATTATAAGTAGCTTCTGTAAAAGTTGCGAATTGTGCTCCTAAAAACTGAAAGTCTGGCAATAACAAATCTCTTTTAAAATAACTTAAACTGTTTTTAAAATTGAAACTTTTATTTTCAGAAATATCGTTGTTATAGGTTAACTGCGTTGCATAACGTTCCGATTTATTTTCTTCGAAAAAACGATGATTTACACTTGGTTTTCCATTAATCACGTCTACATCTCCACCAATTCTGTTTTCTATTGATGTATTTAAGCTCAGTCTCCAAGTTTCATTTTCATTCGGATAATAGAAAAAAGATGGATTGATACTAAAACTTCTCACTTTTGGAATGTCAGAAAAATGATCGTCATTTACATCTGCTATTTTTTGAAAATTTGCAGAAGAATACAATGTCAAACCAAATTTGATGAATTTATTACTATAAAACACATTCCCAGTTTTTCCATTTCTGGACGTATAATCTAACATAATATCTAATTCTTGTTCTTCTTTTGGTCTTTTTGAAATCAAATTCACCAAACCTGCAATTGCGCCTCCACCATATAAAGTGGAAGAACTTCCTTTAATAATTTCTACTTGTTGCAAATCTAAAGGCGGAATTTGCATAATACTTAAACCACTAGAAAAACCACCAAACAAAGGAAAACCATCTTTTAAAAGTTGTGTAAATCTTCCATCCAAACCTTGAATTCGAATACTTTGATTGGCAGAATTTGCAGATGTCTGTTGCATTTGAATTCCTGTACTTTCTCTTAAAACCATCGCAATATTTGCAGAATTCATAATTGCTTTTTCACCTAGTTCTTCAGCTCCAACAACTTCAATTCTTGTGGGAATTTTAGCAATACTTCTTTTACTTCTTGTGGATTGTATTACAATTGCATCTAAAGACTCTTTATCTTCATGTAATTGTATGATTAATAATGAATTTGTTCTAGGAAATATAATTTTCTTAGAAACTATTTCGAAACCAACGTAAGAAATTACTATAGTTTGCATTCCATCTTTTATATTTTTAATGGTTGCCAATCCATCAAAATCTGTTGTACTTCCTATAGTTGTGTTTTTTACTAGAATGTTTACTCCGAAAATGGTTTCTTTAGATTCTTCTGAAATTACTTTTACTTGTAGCGTGTTTTGTGCCAATGTTGTATTGACAAATAATCCTATAAATAGGATTATAATTAAATTTTTTATCATTTTAATTGATATTTTAAATTATAAAATTGTGTAATAAGTAGACATCTTTTATAGTAAAAAGATGCGTTCAATTATAATTTAAAATTTCTTGGAGGCTGAAAAATAGTTTCTAAGTAAGAAGAGTAATCAGCATTTTTATAAAAGGTAACAATTTTATTATTTTCTGAAAATTCAGAAAAAACAACTTGATTTTCTACAGGTAAAAAGATATTTACTAGACTAATAGAATTGCAATGATGATGGTGCTCTTTGTTCTTTTCTTGGTCTGAATCGTTTTGATGATGTTCCTCTTCATGATTCGATTCGAAATCTGAATTGTGCTCTGTAACTTCATTAAAAACAACAATATCTGTATGTGCTTGCATTGGAGGTGCAAGTAGCAAGAAAGTAAATAATATGATGAATAGTTGTTTCAAAAACAGAAATTATTATACAAAAATATAGTAAAAAAAGGTAAAAACTATATCTTTAACCACACTTTAACATATGTTAATAATATAACTTTTAAATTAAATTTTTCCGTAATATTTTCTAATAAACCATTCTGCAGTAAACAAACCAATCACGAAAAATAAAATCCATTTCCAGTCAATTAAATTTTCTTCTTTTGTAATAGATTTTTGTGTTGTAAAATAAGCTTTGTTATCAATTAAATCTTTAAAAAGAATATTGGTTTGATTTTTATAAAACATCTTCCCTCCTGCTTTTTGAGCTAACTTTTGTAGTTTTTCTGAATCTGCGTGTGTGAACTGTTCCTCAATTTCGTAATCTGTAATTTTGAAATGACCATATTTAGAAATATTCTGACCAACAACTGAAACTTTATAACTATAATCTCCTGAAGAAAGATTCTCTACAGTGGCTTGATATGATTTGTTTATCAAAGAAAAAGGAAGCTTTGTAACCTCTTTCGTTTCCTTATTCGTAATTGTTATTTCTACTGAAGCTCTATCATCAAAATTATAATTTTTATCAACATAAAAAGCAGATATATTTATGGTAGAGTTTGCAGGATATAAATTTTCTGCGTTAATTTCTAAACGATTTCTCTTCTTTTTAGACGCTAAATATTGTACCAAATTCCCAATAAATTGGTCGAAATCTAGAAAAGAATTTGAATCCATAAAACTCGAAGAACGCCATTTCCAAATTCCTTCTCCGAATAAAACCGCAGTTTTTTGATTGTTCTGTTCTAAAACCGATAGTAATGGTTGTTGCGTTTGAACTCCATTGATATTCTGTAATAACAAATCTTGATGATCTCTGCTAAAAGTAATCTCTCCAAACTTATCTTTTAAAGGAGAAAACTCATTAAAACCAATATCTTTTTGAAAAAAAGTTAAAAAAGACTCGTTGTAAGTTGCTCCGTAATTCTCGGTTTGATTAATTGCTTTTTTAGAAAAGCCTACTTGTTTTTTATTGATAAAATTCCAATCTGTATTTGCTCCAGATACTAATAAGAAGTTAGATTTTCTCTCAACAATCTGACTTAATATACTATTAAATCGGTTGTCTGGCTGAAATAAAATGACTAATTGATAATCATTGATTTGATTGTTAAATTTATGTATCAATTGAACATCCACAGAACGTTGTTTATTACTTTCAATCGCTTTTTTAAAAGCACCCAAATCTGGATGCAAAATAGAAGATAAAATTAACACTTTTGTTTGCTCGTCAATTACTTCAATTGGAAAACTTTTGGTGTTATTTCTTGTATTTTTTTCTCCTTCAATTTTTCGAATACTTGCTGTGTAATAATTTACACCTTCTTTATTTGAAGTTAAATTTGCAGTAATTGTTTTTGAATTTTCAATTTTTGAAAAGGTAACGTTTTCAGAAAATACCGTTTTTCCTCCACTAAAAATTGAGAATCTACTTTTTGCAGTTTCTTCTCCTTCATAATTCAGAATTACTTCAACAGGGAATTTATTTTTTATATAACTGTATTTATTTACGTTTAACTGACTTATTTTTAAATCTTTATATTTTGTTGTATCTCCAATTACAATTGGATAAATGTGCTGTTTAGAGTTTATGTATTCGTAATCGTTTCCAATGGTTTGGTTTCCATCAGAAATAATTAAAACTGGCGCGTTTTTGTCTTTATTCAGTTCATTTACAGAAGAAATTGCATCGTAAATGTTGGTATCATTATTATTAAATGAAAGTGAATCTAAAACTTGTAATTGATTTCCAAAAGAAAATGTTTCAATATTAAATTTTGAGTTTAATTCTTTGTTATCTGAAATATTATTTAATAATTCTTTTATATTTTCATTTTCCTTAAAAAAGGAAACAGATTTAGAATTATCAACCAAAACTGCTAAAGTCGGTTTTGTATTTATAAGAGACTCTTTTTTTATAGTTGGATTTATAAAAAGCAGTAAAATCAAAAAAATACTCAATGTCTTTAGTGTAAAAAGTAAAATCGTAACTTTTGCTGTATTCTTTGCTTTGTAGTAATATTGGAAAAAAGCTATGGAAATAGCCAGCAATAAAGCAATAATGATATAGAAAATAGTTGTTGTTTGCAATGATTTTTATTTATTTGGAAAGATATAAAGAACTATCTAAAAAAAGAAAACCTGCAACGTTAAATTGTTGCAGGTTTTTATAATTAATTTAAAGAACTAAATGTATTTATATATTACATTCCTCCATCTACAGATAAAGTTTGTCCTGTAATGTAAGCACTCATATCAGATGCTAAAAATACACAAGCATTTGCAACATCAATAGGCTGTCCTCCTCTTTTTAAAGGAATTCCATCTCGCCAACTTTGCACAACTTTTTCATCTAATTTATCTGTCATTTCTGTTTCAATAAAACCAGGAGCAATTACATTACTTCTAATATTTCTAGAACCTAATTCTAAGGCAACAGATTTAGAAAAACCAATGATACCTGCTTTAGAAGCTGCATAATTAGCTTGACCAGCATTTCCATTTAAACCAACAATAGAACTCATGTTAATAATAGAACCATTTCTCTGTTTCATCATTGGGCGAATAACTGCTTTTGTTAGGTTGAAAACAGATTTTAAGTTTACTTCAATTACTT
This genomic window contains:
- a CDS encoding TonB-dependent receptor, yielding MIKNLIIILFIGLFVNTTLAQNTLQVKVISEESKETIFGVNILVKNTTIGSTTDFDGLATIKNIKDGMQTIVISYVGFEIVSKKIIFPRTNSLLIIQLHEDKESLDAIVIQSTRSKRSIAKIPTRIEVVGAEELGEKAIMNSANIAMVLRESTGIQMQQTSANSANQSIRIQGLDGRFTQLLKDGFPLFGGFSSGLSIMQIPPLDLQQVEIIKGSSSTLYGGGAIAGLVNLISKRPKEEQELDIMLDYTSRNGKTGNVFYSNKFIKFGLTLYSSANFQKIADVNDDHFSDIPKVRSFSINPSFFYYPNENETWRLSLNTSIENRIGGDVDVINGKPSVNHRFFEENKSERYATQLTYNNDISENKSFNFKNSLSYFKRDLLLPDFQFLGAQFATFTEATYNLYNENSDWVFGGNIISENFKEDETTTIDRSYSQFTVGGFAQNTWKFKDIMTLESGLRIDYNNNYGTFILPRTSLFIEFNNEISSRIGGGLGYKIPTIFTEDAELRSYENVLPINTNNFKAETSIGLNADVNYKKKIFNDNVSLSFNQLFFYTKLENSLILEEKGAEYEFINANKPLNSVGFETNLKLKYKDFVLFTNYAFNDVKMEKNQKALTPKHSFGGVLMYEVHDAWRIGYEAYYKSSQFRNNRTETPNYWTMGFMVMKTFKNISLYANFENFTDTKQQNYQSMIEAPHNNPTFTDIWAPTDGFIFNTGILIKL
- a CDS encoding prohibitin family protein; its protein translation is MATRQPELSFPKGGVLFIIIAVILVILFTKSTVTIGPGEGGVIFESLGDGIDTEKTYGEGFHLMLPWNKMIVRKVRQQSISDEMNVLSVNGLEVKVNGTIWYEPEFANLGKLIKTKGQDYERELLDPAINAAARSVVGRYTPEQLYSSKRDVIEQEILEEVQTVLKDQYLSVTRVLVEDVKLPSTIRIAIETKLKQEQESLEYEFRISKAKKEAERQKIDAEGKAIANKILSASLTDKILQEKGIDATLELSKSPNSKVIVIGSGKDGLPIILGNQ
- the fabG gene encoding 3-oxoacyl-[acyl-carrier-protein] reductase, coding for MKLLENKLAIITGATRGIGRSIAIEFAKQGANVAFTYSSSVDAANALEEELKAFGVAAKGYQSNAANFDAAQELAKEVLQEFGSIDILVNNAGITKDNLLMRISEDDFDKVIEVNLKSVFNLTKAVIRPMMKQRNGSIINMSSIVGLNGNAGQANYAASKAGIIGFSKSVALELGSRNIRSNVIAPGFIETEMTDKLDEKVVQSWRDGIPLKRGGQPIDVANACVFLASDMSAYITGQTLSVDGGM
- a CDS encoding shikimate kinase, translated to MKIVLLGYMASGKSTIGKKLAKKLYLNFIDLDDYISEKEKMSISEIFGTKGEIYFRTIEHKYLKEILNSDKKFVLSLGGGTPCYANNMGAILNTVAKSVYIKASINSLVERLVKEKNERPLVANLENEKITEFVAKHLFERRFFYEQANYSITTDGKEISEIVTELRILLH
- a CDS encoding FKBP-type peptidyl-prolyl cis-trans isomerase is translated as MNKIKNIFALLIIAVVILNSCDDENGFIDPFADFDYEAQALVDNDSIVKFLKNNYYDYSVDSVKTLVSGKTSLFDDKDNLKEITVNSNDIDHKLYVYVANEGDYGADPDKGNPTVVDSVLVKYSGLAILGTELSTTNFDKNDSGSWFTLVGVIEGWTKGFGEFKGGELKKEANGDPFNGPITYLNGGKGVLLIPSGLAYPSSNTQNYSSPLVNTNLLFYIELLDIVKDTDHDNDGTPSIQEDANGDGDVTNDFSDTDNPSFPDYLNPNIK
- a CDS encoding carboxypeptidase-like regulatory domain-containing protein; this translates as MQRILFILCLLVSLSTFSQKDSLQIKVLKGQVVHAETKKALSAAHILNLNTVNGTITNEKGFFELPTRVNDTILVSFVGHSSIKLKITNDLLRGNELEIALFEKPEEVREVVIKSTKLIGVLEIDVKQVPKDRFTRIHINGLPQTYEVGKPQAKDFSSPIAALFQPVDFLYNLFGDKPKQLKKLQKLKKEDDLRKMLAGKFDREVMMEYLEMDRQELSDLLTDCNYSAYFIKKASDLQLIEAILDCYENYKAHKKGKIERNKIPVKN
- a CDS encoding cation diffusion facilitator family transporter — translated: MGHNHHHDSSSKNIGTAFFLNLFFTIIEFIGGFYTNSLAITSDAIHDLGDSISLGMAWYFQKISKKKPTQTYSYGFKRFSLLGAIINSVILLIGSVFIISEAIPRIIKPEASDAKGMMWFAILGIIVNGVAVLKLKGGTSINERVVSLHMLEDVLGWVAVLIASIVMQFWNVPILDPILSILIALFILYNVFKNGKESIRIILQGAPMEISVDDIKSKILQNNVIKSIHDCHLWSMDGEYNVFTAHLIIEESLKNEEKIRLKREVRKILHDDFHLEHITLELELLNEDCSYIDCV
- a CDS encoding VWA domain-containing protein encodes the protein MSIFLILLLFINPTIKKESLINTKPTLAVLVDNSKSVSFFKENENIKELLNNISDNKELNSKFNIETFSFGNQLQVLDSLSFNNNDTNIYDAISSVNELNKDKNAPVLIISDGNQTIGNDYEYINSKQHIYPIVIGDTTKYKDLKISQLNVNKYSYIKNKFPVEVILNYEGEETAKSRFSIFSGGKTVFSENVTFSKIENSKTITANLTSNKEGVNYYTASIRKIEGEKNTRNNTKSFPIEVIDEQTKVLILSSILHPDLGAFKKAIESNKQRSVDVQLIHKFNNQINDYQLVILFQPDNRFNSILSQIVERKSNFLLVSGANTDWNFINKKQVGFSKKAINQTENYGATYNESFLTFFQKDIGFNEFSPLKDKFGEITFSRDHQDLLLQNINGVQTQQPLLSVLEQNNQKTAVLFGEGIWKWRSSSFMDSNSFLDFDQFIGNLVQYLASKKKRNRLEINAENLYPANSTINISAFYVDKNYNFDDRASVEITITNKETKEVTKLPFSLINKSYQATVENLSSGDYSYKVSVVGQNISKYGHFKITDYEIEEQFTHADSEKLQKLAQKAGGKMFYKNQTNILFKDLIDNKAYFTTQKSITKEENLIDWKWILFFVIGLFTAEWFIRKYYGKI
- a CDS encoding RNA-binding S4 domain-containing protein — its product is MRIDKYLWCIRVFKTRTIATTACKKGQVKIDGNNLKPSKEVFGGELIVVRKNQINYQIKVLGLPESRVGAKLVEQYRKDVTPKEEFEKTELLKFAKDYYRKKGVGRPTKKDRRDIDNYQEDTTEEI
- a CDS encoding phosphoribosyltransferase family protein — protein: MTTASNIILDTTQIQQKIRRIAYQIYESNSSEKEVIIAGIIGNGYIFAEKIVAVLKEISSLKVTICEVQINKKKPLEKVTTSIEVTDYKNKSLVLVDDVLNSGTTLIYGIKHFLDVPLKRFKTAVLVNRNHKKYPVKADFKGISLSTSIKEHIHVEFTKKEAKAYLV